tgcacacatctagggggagctcgtctATATTTTAGAGCGGTGGGGTTTGCCCCTGTTCTAAATTATCTTATCTATATGCAAATcctgtgttgtcatcaatccaccaaaaagggggagattgtaagggaatatttatccctcaggtgttttggtgattgatgacaatgcatttgcggactaatcgtgtgccttgagtttctcagatacttcatcTCTAGGCATGagatgattcggtgcccctcggagactattgaagtcggcatttttctacgtttctctttggtggatttgggtcgtaggagagccgtactattaagagggggtccgcgtcggaaaggtttggatggaatcaacacgtacacttgttcctcctttccctgcattTTGGTGCTTCCCTTTGTTATGTTGGTTGTGCGGAAATCTGATGACTAcagctgtacttgcggtagtaccgcaagtacacgcagtagtaccgctgtgtgtcatgatagtaccgctcatctggagcggtagtaccgtggctcctAGGCCTTGTGCCTCTCTGGTGCGGtagtaggggtggatgtaattttttacatccgcgccccccacggtagtaccgctcgtccagcacggtagtaccgcgggggcccacggtagtaccgctccctaggagtcgtagtaccgtggccctactacctagtaccgcagtgtcgcggtagtaggcgcggatgtaattttttacatccgcgcccgcacggtagtaccgcgcctcgcgagcggtagtaccgcgtcggatttttgtaccacctcagtttcagcggaagtaggcacggatgtaatttatttcatccgcgcccttcccaggccgtgactttcctgccaagcggtagtaccacaagtgggtgcggtagtaccgcgcaggcggtagtactgcccccttgtcaggctagttccggcctgtgctgctgtcgcggtagtactgtggtcagccacggtagtaccgcatagcttcacggtagtaccgcgcccctggagcggtagtaccgtgggtcgcgggctgaacatgtggataacggttggattctttccacgactatataaggggtgtcctctacctctagttgactacctcttccatctctaagctccattgttgctccaagctccattttcactcgatctctcaccctagccaatcaaacttgttgatttgctcgggattgggttacaagtgcccgatctacacttccaccacaggatatttgattcccctcacttatcccttgcggatcttgttactcttgggtgttgagcatcctagacggttgaggtcacctcgaagccatactccattgtgatGAAGCTTCGCGGGATTATTGGGAGCCTcaaagtgttgtggagatagccccaatcttgtttgtaaaggtccggttgccgccttcaagggctccaatagtggaatcacggcatctcgcattgtgtgagggcgtgaggagattatggtggccctagtggcttcttggggagcattgtgcctccacaccgctctaacggagacgtacttccccttaaaaggaaggaacttcggtaacacatcctcgtctccaccggctccactcttggttatcttatccctttacttttgcaagcttacttgtgctatacccattgcttgcttgtgtgctcattgtctttgcatcatataggttgtccacgtagttgcacatctagacaacctatttcattgcaaggtttaaattgttaaagaaaagtctaaaaattgttagttgcctattcaccccccccccctctagtcaaccatatcgatcctttcactactGCCATTGGTCGCATAACCAGTGGAACTTTTGAGTATCTTGGAGAGAGGTTGAGAAGCAAGCTCCAAGGAGGAACTGAACGGCTTATTTCTTGCGCCGGAAGAGAGGTTAGAATCAAGGCCGTGGCCCAAGCAATACCAACACACTCAATGAGTTGTTTTAAATTGTCAAAGAAGGTTTGTAAGGGTTTATCCTCTGTCATGGCGAGGTACTGGTGGAGCAGCTCGGTTGATCGGAAATCTTTACACTGGATCAACTGGCCTTCTCTAGCTAAACTAAAGGTTGCTGGAGGGATGGGGTTTCGCCAATTGGAGCTTTTCAACCTAGCTCTACTTCGAAAACATGGGTGGAATTTGATCATGAACCCAGAATCCCTTTGTGCTCGAGTTCTTAAGGGCAAGTATTTCCCGAACAATGATTTCATGGAGGCCACCATCCCAAAGTGTGCTTCGACTACGTGGAGGGCGATCATTGCCGGCAGGAAAGCGCTGGGTGGGGGCCTTATCAAACGTGTGGGTGACGGCACCACGGTGTCCGTTTGGCATGACAGATGGGTGCCCGCGCTGATTTCCCTGAAGCCTTCTGTTCACATAGGTAACACTACTATAACAACAGTTTCCGAACTTATTGATGTGGACGCCGGCATGTGGAAAGTTGATATGGTGAGGGAGCATTTCATCGCTCCAGAAGCAGAGGCCATCCTCAATATCCCCCTGAGGATTGGTGGTGGACCTGACTCGGTTGCATGGAACGCTGAAAAGTCTAGTAACTACACTGTTAAATCCGCGTACCGCTCTCTAATGACTCAGAATGAGCATGTTGCTCTTCAGGAAGGGACGGCTACAGAATCTTCAGAGAAACAGAAGCAGTTGTGGACTAGACTCTGGAAGCTGAAAGTTGTGCCAAGGGTGCGAGTGTTTTGGTGGCGGGTGTTGAGAGGAATTTTGCCTACGGAAAGCGCCCTCAAGCACAGCCACATCGCAACGCTGGCTCGGTGCAAAGTCTGTCTTGCTGCAGACGAGGGTTTGTATCATGCACTAGTAAAGTGCACGCATGCAACAAATTTCTGGCGGGAGGTGAGGGAGTGGCTGCATATCAAACTTCCGGAGCTCCATACAGCCACATGGTCTAGGGACATTTTATGTGACCCCAGATTTGATGAGAGGGAACAAGCAAAAATCATCACTGTCATGTGGGCGATCTGGACCTCAAGAAACAATATAACCCATGACCGAGCGTGCTTGAATCCTTTGGTTTCTCTGAAGAAGATCAGGGAGGATTTGGCATTGTTGGAGTTACTGAACCAGCATGCAAAGATTCTACCAGGTCATGGATGGCGGCCACCTGAGAACGATGTCATCAAGATTAATACAGATGCAGGACTGTCTGTCGAGGCCAGTATCTGTGGACTGGGGGGCGTTGCCAGATCTGCTGATTCATTCCTTGGAGCCTGGTGCAAGCCAATGCAGGGTTTTACTGACCCACCGGTGGCGGAGGCGCTAGCTCTCCGGGAGGGAGTGATCTTTGCCCAGCTTCGGGGCTATGTGCGAGTCGAGATGGAAACCGATAGCTCGGAGGTTGTCCAACTCTGGAACTCGCGCCGTAAATCGCGCTCGCTAATAGCGCCGGTGTTGCTTGATATTGAGGGTTTAGctaaaaaaaattatgttttctCCATTCGTCATGTAATGAGACAGGCCAATGTCCCGGCCCATCTATGTGCTAGACATGCATGCACATTAAAGGTGTCTGAAGCCTTATGGCTGATAGTGCCGCAGGCCGTTTGATGGAATAAAAGAGCCCTCATTTCCCCGGAAaaagaaacaataaatatgaaTGTATGCTCCATAATATATCTACTACAGTACTAGATGATTAAAAAAAAGTCATTACTGTATCGGCGTCGACACGGCCGTGCTCGTCGTACAGAGGCCCAAGCCGGCCGTGCGGCCTCCGCAAGCTCCAGACTGCCGCCGCCCCCTCGTGGAGGAGCGCTCGTTGCAACGGCCTTCGCCGCCGCCACCACACGCTGCTATCGCTGTATTAGTATCACCGCCGCCGCATCGCGCCTCTCGGCAGCAGCCAGCGGGTTACTTTTGCCCTTCCCACGGAACACGCCGAACCTGTTCGGTGATTTGCCTAGGAACGGACTGGCGCTTGAGATGCTTGCACGAAGTTGCACCTGAGGCTCAGGTAACTACAGGACTCGTATATGCTCATTACAATAATCCTGaagctgtcatttttgttcgtggtagttttggaACATGACATAACTTTTTTGCAAGGTTATGTTCTGCTAATAAATCTGCAACCATACCTGCAGGTTATATAGTTCCGGAGAAGTGCACAAAACAATTTTATTACTAGATTACGTTCTCGATTTATTGTGCTGCTAGATTATAAGTGGAAATGAATAGGCATAGTAACATCGATCGCGTCTCAGGATGATGCAACTGACCATATTTTATTTTGAGGGAACGCCTCCCGGTGCTCATCATACAGAGGCCCAAGCCTCCCAGTTTGTGAGCTTCAGTCTACTGTCCTACAATTGACTATGAAAGTAGCCTTAAAGACGATCAGAATATTCTATCACAACAACCCCCTAACTGGATCATCTTTATTAAgattcttttctctctctttttgcgTGAAAAATTCCACTTTGAATGATCACATCAGTTAATCAAACTCTGATTTGCATCAAATAAACTTTTGAAGTTGTGACAGTGTAACCAGCTCGTGCGCCCACACCAAAGAACTTTATTAATTTTGTTTCAGATTCTTCTCTTGGCTTGGACTTGACTGTTAAGTACAGAGAATAGGCAGAGATAAAACTATATATACAATGATAAAGTTAAGTTTCGGTGTATCATGTATCACTCCGATGGAAATTTGGCAAATGTTGTGCACCGTCCACAGAAACTGCATAGAAGCCATCTTTGTTGCGGTATGATGGGGGAAGTCTTTAATCCCCTGCCCAGTGTCTACTATTTGGTGTCAAGAAGTTGTCTTCTCTCTATACCTCATGGAGTAGTGCACAAATTGCGCCAGATTCAGTAAGCTAAGAGCAGCCATCATCCAGAAGAAATAGTCCAAATGCCCTTCATTCAGATTATCCGGGATCCATCCAGGAGCATCATCGTGCGCCGTGGCCACCGCAACAACACTAAATACGAGCGCGTTGAAGTAAGCTGCGGACGCAACTGCAAGCTGTGCGAATGCTGCACAAAGGCTCTTCATGGTGTAAGGGGCCTCATCGTAGAAGAACTCCATCATGCCGATTCCTGCGAAAACCCCGGCTGCACCATGCATTACATATGCAGGCACTTGCCACAGAATGCTCACTGGCACGGGCACATTCTGGTCTCTCAGGCCGCTAGCTTGTGCGGTCGCCAATCTCTTCATCTCGAGCATTGCTGAGTAGATCATGGTCAGCATGGACAGCGCAAAGCCAATTCCAAGGCGCTGCGTCTGTGAGAAGCCCTTCGCCTTGCCAGTATAACGCCGCGCGAGTGGCACTAGCACGGATTCGTAGATGAAAACCCCGATAAGGACGCTGAACACGCTGACAATAGAGAGGGAGGCAGGTGGGATTGCGAACTGGCCGACGTGGTTGTCCATGACCATCCCCTGCTCGATAAACGTCGATGCGGTCTGCCCAGCGACTGCATAGAAGATCACGAACGACGCCCAGACGTGGAACATCCGTAGCAGTATCTTCAACTCCTCAACTTGGGTCACTGTGCAGAGACTCCATGAACACAACGGCAACACCATGCATGTCTGGTCTAACGGGGGCGGCACAGTGGCAGCCTTGTCTAGAAACCTGAAGATTGCAATCACATAATTATAACTTGTAGATATAAGAGGTAAGCTCTCGCATTTAAGTTTACTCATAGATGCAGTCTCTAGATATGGTTTCATAGCAAATTTCTGATATCTTTTGTACTTGCAAATAAGATGTCACAGCTCACAAGTGAATTATTGTCTTGCACCAAAAGATGTCATAGCTCAATGAAAATGACTTGTTTTTAATTGTCAAATTTAGACAATAGGTTGACTTGAGTAATGCAATAATTGGAGTACCTGAATTGACTTGTATGCTGAATTTTGTGACTTGATTCAGCTGATGATGACGAACTGGCCAGCTCGTACAAGAGTGAGATATCATCTGGCAGTTGCACATGCCACTTCCTGACGGCCGCAACGAGCACCTGACAGATACTCGTGAATGGGCTTGCTCTCAGTTTCCTGAACCTGTACACTCTGGAGCCACCAACAAATACTGCTAGGCCCAAGGTCATGAGCACCGTTGGGATTGCAAAACTGAGCCCCCACCCACCATTGTCCTGCAGCCAAACAAGCAGTGTGCTTGACAGAAGGGAGCCGAGATTGAGCAGGAAGTAGTACCAGTTGAAGAAGGAGCCCTTCTTCTCCAGCTCCGTCAGGTCTCCACTGTCGAATTGGTCGGCACCGAAGGCTGACGCACAGGGTTTAATGCCACCGGTCCCAAGTGCGGCAAGATAGAGTCCCAGGTACACCACCACAGTACGATGAACATCACCATGGTAGTAGGATGTCGGGACTGATGCTGCAACTGTGAGCACGAGCATTCCCTGTCAAAGTGAAAGTGTTCAGAGCTGCAATTGTCATACAGATCTGGTCGGTTAGCTGTGCTAGCTGTACTTACGATGGTGTGGACTGGAAGGGAAACAACTATCGTCCAGTATCTTCCCAGATATGAGTCCGCCAAGAAGGCCCCAATAAGTGGTGTGAGGAAGCATGCGCCGACCCAGGCAGAGACATCCCGCGCAGCAGCGACCTTGCTTTCGTGGAGCACGGTGGCGAGGTAGGTTACCAAGTTGGTCGCGATTGCGTAGAAGGCGATGCATTCGCAGAACTCGACACCTGAGATGCGTTGAGGTGGTCAGCAgtaaaaagagaagaagagaaaaaacaGGGGCAGTTTGCACGAGTGAATTGCTGTTGTCTGGTACCTAAAATCATGTAGCACGCCCCCCAATTGCCTGTGTTGCACTTCAGAGCAGGCTGATTGTTGATGTCAACAGATCCATCGCCGGTGTATTCTGAACCTACATCCTACATCGCAGTACCAGGATATCCAGTTTGGAAATTTGCAACTGTAAATCTCTCGCGGAGGACCGACAAGAACTGAAGAATTACACGTGCTAACTGAAATTATTCTCATATATACTAGTGTTGGGCAGTACCTGATTATACGGTAGGAGATGAAGCAGGGGCCTCTCctcgtctgctgctgctgcttccatGGCTGCTTACAAGATGGAGCAGATGAGGGTTAAGGGGTGGAGCTCAGCACCTAAAAGTTACCTGCATGTGCTCTTGTCTACTTTTGTTCTGAAGAGTGGTAGGTTGCCTATCAGTTATCACTAAGATATGGTAAAAAGGTGGCACGCTcattccaaatcaagggatcgcGTGTGTTGTGACCGCATTTTCTAGTGATTGAACTATGATTAAAGGGTTCAATGTTAGCTACAGACCACAGTGCTGTCTCTATTCGCCTACATCAGGACCCATGGCCATGCCATCTCCTCTCCCTCTCACTCACTCATTAGCAGCAGTGCTATTCTCCAACTTCTGTAGGGGACTAGGAGGTAAATTTTTTTCTTTGATTCTGTTCAGAACTAGTATATATGTCGACCTGACTGTACTTTTGAAACCACAAGGAGCAGACACACACCTTTGCAAATGCAATCAATGGCGCTGGTGGTTGTCTACTTAGAGGATTGGTTATGTTGGAGGGGCGGAGCAGATggttaccgaaaaagggtttcccgccgctttgtattccaaagcatcAACACCGATACAGAGTAGACGCTGGGGCGAGCAGCACAAcaagccaaagaaaaagaaaaagaaacaatgcCAACACCGGCAGCTCGACAGACGCGAATGACCTACAACCGCTGTGCCCTCCGAAAACTACCACCACGATCCTAGGTTCCGATCCTCCAAGTATCAAGCAGCACCTCCAGGAAGGaaacgacgccgacgacgctgctgcccggacgaatCCTAGGGTTTCCCCGGCACACGGAGGGTAGAGGGGAATGAAGACCACCGGCACCCTCCAGggaggaatggtggcacccgcaggCGTC
Above is a window of Triticum aestivum cultivar Chinese Spring chromosome 6B, IWGSC CS RefSeq v2.1, whole genome shotgun sequence DNA encoding:
- the LOC123136512 gene encoding protein NRT1/ PTR FAMILY 8.3 yields the protein MEAAAADEERPLLHLLPYNQDVGSEYTGDGSVDINNQPALKCNTGNWGACYMILGVEFCECIAFYAIATNLVTYLATVLHESKVAAARDVSAWVGACFLTPLIGAFLADSYLGRYWTIVVSLPVHTIGMLVLTVAASVPTSYYHGDVHRTVVVYLGLYLAALGTGGIKPCASAFGADQFDSGDLTELEKKGSFFNWYYFLLNLGSLLSSTLLVWLQDNGGWGLSFAIPTVLMTLGLAVFVGGSRVYRFRKLRASPFTSICQVLVAAVRKWHVQLPDDISLLYELASSSSSAESSHKIQHTSQFRFLDKAATVPPPLDQTCMVLPLCSWSLCTVTQVEELKILLRMFHVWASFVIFYAVAGQTASTFIEQGMVMDNHVGQFAIPPASLSIVSVFSVLIGVFIYESVLVPLARRYTGKAKGFSQTQRLGIGFALSMLTMIYSAMLEMKRLATAQASGLRDQNVPVPVSILWQVPAYVMHGAAGVFAGIGMMEFFYDEAPYTMKSLCAAFAQLAVASAAYFNALVFSVVAVATAHDDAPGWIPDNLNEGHLDYFFWMMAALSLLNLAQFVHYSMRYREKTTS